In Streptomyces sp. DG2A-72, one genomic interval encodes:
- a CDS encoding WYL domain-containing protein has protein sequence MGPEPVLAVDPSDDLDWAARWLAYLNLDLDVLEPAELTDRLRTLGRRLTDRY, from the coding sequence ATGGGGCCCGAGCCCGTGCTTGCCGTTGACCCTTCCGACGACCTCGACTGGGCGGCCCGCTGGCTTGCCTACCTCAACCTCGACCTCGACGTCCTCGAACCGGCCGAACTCACCGACCGGCTACGGACGTTGGGACGCCGGCTGACCGACCGGTACTGA
- the erm gene encoding ErmE/ErmH/ErmO/ErmR family 23S rRNA (adenine(2058)-N(6))-methyltransferase, whose translation MARPTRAARALSQNFLADRATADRLARLALPHPRRDALLVEVGAGQGALTASLGPRCGELLAYEIDSRLLPALRARFRSAPHIRVIGGDFLAARPPRTPFSVAGNVPFSRTADVVDWCLRAPALTDATLLTQLEYARKRTGDYGSWTLLTIRSWPRHEWRFLGRVARTRFRPVPRVDAGIVRIERRRTPLLAPDACASWSRLVELGFSGVGGSLHASLRRAHPGRRVDAAFRYARLDPRMLVGAASPGQWLRLYQVLAAD comes from the coding sequence ATGGCCCGCCCCACCCGCGCCGCCCGCGCGCTTTCGCAGAACTTTCTCGCCGACCGCGCCACCGCCGACCGCCTCGCACGGCTCGCCCTCCCGCATCCGCGGCGGGACGCCCTCCTCGTCGAAGTGGGGGCGGGACAGGGCGCGTTGACCGCGTCGCTCGGACCCCGCTGTGGTGAGCTCCTCGCCTACGAGATCGATTCGCGACTCCTTCCGGCGCTGCGGGCCCGCTTCCGCAGCGCCCCCCATATCCGCGTCATCGGCGGCGACTTCCTCGCCGCACGGCCCCCGCGGACACCCTTCTCCGTCGCCGGGAACGTGCCGTTCTCCCGTACCGCGGACGTCGTCGACTGGTGTCTGCGGGCCCCCGCGCTGACGGACGCCACCCTCCTCACCCAGCTTGAGTACGCCCGTAAACGCACCGGGGACTACGGCAGTTGGACCCTGCTGACGATCCGGAGCTGGCCGCGCCACGAGTGGCGGTTTCTCGGGCGCGTCGCCCGGACCAGGTTCCGGCCGGTGCCCCGGGTCGACGCCGGAATCGTACGCATCGAGCGCCGCCGCACCCCGCTGCTCGCCCCGGACGCGTGCGCCTCGTGGTCGCGCCTGGTCGAGCTGGGTTTCTCGGGGGTCGGCGGCTCGTTGCACGCGTCGTTGCGGCGCGCTCACCCCGGGCGCCGGGTCGACGCGGCGTTCCGGTACGCGCGCCTCGATCCGCGCATGCTCGTGGGTGCGGCCTCACCGGGGCAGTGGCTGCGGCTGTATCAGGTGCTCGCGGCCGATTGA
- a CDS encoding molybdopterin cofactor-binding domain-containing protein, which produces MVYSLAASTLTVAAPLGCDAPLAEGAEQRAQGARGASDVVVRGTDGEMLVLEVTEANKVVVRLPRVEVGQGITTAVAMMIAEELDARLADVRIPLADARSQGNQYTGGSNSVSSLYGPARNLAATARARLVTAAARRWGLPARTLRTWNTMVVAPDGRTATYGSLTASAAGIRRPAVSSKPKPASRHRVIGRPATRIDARDIVTGKAKYTGDLSVAGAKPTVVARPPTIGGKVVSVDSRVARAMPGVLKVVKVDTGVAVVADSFHHAFKARDALRITWAPGPLARLSDAAIRARLRAAVPALGAPPRGSAQVEAEFEFAFVGHAPMEVLTTVADVRADRAELWFSSQTPMDARDSIASAVGLPASKVKVHVLRGGGSFGRRLNYDFAIEAALISKAARRPVKVMWSRTDDIRHGRMRPASHHRIRASHARGRVVAFAHATASVSESYDGLSAQGAAAPLPSDSGLYNFGRISGDSGSVELAMPLGAWRSVDSGTTRTAEEIVVDEIARSLGKDPVAFRRTTLRSKSVKAVLDKVTTAGNWGRALPDGRAQGVAVHEEYGSCVACLVEIDATDPKRPRVTKVVMAADVGTAVNPRGLQAQLMGTAIDGISTVLRAGLHIDRGAVREGSFADFRYARQQDAPLHFEAHILPSRREPGGAGELGVPAAAGAVANAYARATGTRPRRFPINF; this is translated from the coding sequence ATGGTCTATTCGCTAGCCGCGTCCACGCTGACCGTCGCGGCTCCCCTCGGCTGCGACGCGCCGCTGGCCGAAGGTGCGGAGCAGAGGGCACAGGGTGCGCGCGGGGCTTCCGACGTCGTCGTGCGGGGCACCGACGGGGAGATGCTCGTCCTGGAGGTCACCGAGGCGAACAAGGTGGTCGTACGGCTGCCGCGGGTCGAGGTCGGTCAGGGCATCACGACCGCGGTCGCCATGATGATCGCCGAGGAACTGGACGCCCGGCTGGCGGATGTGCGCATCCCGCTCGCCGACGCCCGCAGCCAGGGCAATCAGTACACGGGTGGTTCGAACTCGGTCAGCTCGCTGTACGGGCCCGCGCGCAACCTGGCCGCCACCGCACGCGCCCGGCTGGTGACCGCGGCCGCCCGGCGCTGGGGCCTTCCGGCCCGCACCCTGCGTACGTGGAACACCATGGTCGTCGCACCGGACGGACGTACGGCCACGTACGGCTCGCTGACCGCGAGCGCGGCCGGAATCCGTCGGCCGGCGGTCTCCAGCAAGCCGAAACCGGCGTCCCGGCACCGGGTGATCGGGCGGCCGGCGACCCGGATCGACGCGCGGGACATCGTCACGGGCAAGGCGAAGTACACCGGAGATCTGTCGGTGGCCGGAGCGAAGCCGACCGTGGTGGCCCGGCCGCCGACGATCGGCGGCAAGGTCGTCTCGGTGGACTCGCGGGTGGCGCGGGCGATGCCGGGTGTCCTGAAGGTCGTCAAGGTCGACACCGGTGTCGCCGTCGTGGCGGACTCCTTCCATCACGCCTTCAAGGCCAGGGACGCCCTGCGCATCACCTGGGCTCCCGGTCCGCTGGCCCGACTGTCCGACGCCGCGATCCGCGCCCGGCTGCGGGCCGCCGTCCCCGCGCTCGGGGCTCCGCCGCGGGGATCGGCGCAGGTGGAGGCCGAGTTCGAGTTCGCCTTCGTCGGCCATGCCCCGATGGAGGTACTGACCACGGTGGCCGATGTGCGGGCCGATCGCGCCGAGCTCTGGTTCTCCTCCCAGACCCCCATGGACGCACGGGACAGCATCGCCTCAGCCGTCGGCCTGCCGGCATCGAAGGTGAAGGTCCATGTCCTGCGGGGCGGCGGCTCGTTCGGGCGGCGGCTGAACTACGACTTCGCGATCGAGGCGGCCCTGATCTCGAAGGCCGCCCGCCGGCCGGTGAAGGTGATGTGGAGCCGCACCGACGACATCCGGCACGGCAGGATGCGCCCGGCCTCCCACCACCGGATCCGCGCCAGCCACGCGCGCGGCCGGGTGGTGGCCTTCGCCCATGCGACCGCGTCGGTGAGCGAGTCGTACGACGGACTTTCCGCTCAGGGCGCCGCGGCCCCGCTCCCCAGCGACAGCGGCCTCTACAACTTCGGGCGTATTTCAGGGGATTCGGGCTCGGTGGAGCTGGCGATGCCGCTGGGCGCCTGGCGCTCGGTGGACTCCGGGACGACACGGACCGCGGAGGAGATCGTCGTCGACGAGATCGCCCGGAGCCTGGGCAAGGATCCGGTCGCCTTCCGTCGTACGACACTCAGGAGCAAGTCCGTCAAAGCCGTACTGGACAAGGTCACCACCGCCGGGAACTGGGGCCGGGCCCTGCCGGACGGCCGGGCCCAGGGTGTGGCCGTGCACGAGGAGTACGGCTCCTGTGTGGCCTGTCTGGTCGAGATCGACGCCACCGATCCGAAGCGGCCCCGGGTGACCAAGGTCGTCATGGCGGCCGACGTCGGCACGGCCGTCAACCCGCGCGGTCTCCAGGCCCAGCTCATGGGCACCGCGATCGACGGCATCTCCACCGTGCTGCGGGCCGGACTGCACATCGACCGGGGCGCCGTCCGCGAGGGCAGCTTCGCCGACTTCCGCTACGCACGCCAGCAGGACGCCCCGCTCCACTTCGAGGCGCACATCCTGCCCTCCCGCCGGGAGCCCGGCGGAGCCGGCGAACTCGGTGTCCCGGCCGCGGCCGGCGCCGTCGCCAACGCCTACGCCCGCGCGACCGGGACCCGGCCCCGCCGCTTCCCGATCAACTTCTGA
- a CDS encoding (2Fe-2S)-binding protein, producing MPSYSFILNGKPVTVEAPADMPLLWVLRDLLDVTGPKYGCGVGVCRACTSHLDGAEIQPCVVPVADCAQREVTTIEGLADGDRLHPVQQAWLDMDVAQCGFCQPGQIMTAAALLKRTTDPSDADIDRIENVCRCGTYSRIREAIKKAAAEE from the coding sequence ATGCCGTCCTACTCCTTCATCCTCAACGGCAAGCCGGTCACCGTCGAGGCACCGGCCGACATGCCGCTGCTGTGGGTGCTGCGCGATCTGCTGGACGTGACCGGCCCCAAGTACGGCTGCGGGGTCGGTGTCTGCCGTGCCTGCACCAGCCATCTCGACGGCGCGGAGATCCAGCCGTGCGTCGTCCCCGTGGCCGACTGCGCGCAGCGTGAGGTCACCACCATCGAGGGCCTGGCGGACGGTGACCGGCTGCACCCCGTCCAGCAGGCCTGGCTCGACATGGACGTGGCGCAGTGCGGCTTCTGCCAGCCGGGCCAGATCATGACCGCGGCCGCCCTGCTGAAGCGGACGACCGATCCGAGCGACGCGGACATCGACCGGATCGAGAACGTCTGCCGCTGCGGCACCTACTCCCGGATCCGTGAAGCGATCAAGAAAGCAGCTGCCGAAGAGTGA
- a CDS encoding S1C family serine protease produces MAETVSEPDRSGMEQSALDAYSLIVTSVAAELTPKVAAVNVAHRRFRGRFVAGTGSAVVFTDDGFLLTNAHVVGHSDAGTASFADGTTTPFHVIGADPLSDLAVIRADGPTPAPARLGEANGLRVGQLVVAVGNPLGLAGSVTAGVVSALGRSLPTSAGAATRIIDDVVQTDATLYPGSSGGALATADGRVVGISTAIAEVGLGLAIPVNANSRQIVAALLSDGRVRRACLGVAGIPAPLPPSLRQRTGRRSGLRIVEVVPASPAARSGLRTGDLLITAGGEPVTSAQTLQRLMLEDAIGRPLALTALRAGALVDVIAMPVELPADD; encoded by the coding sequence GTGGCCGAGACAGTCTCCGAGCCCGACCGCTCCGGCATGGAGCAGTCCGCGCTCGACGCCTACTCCCTGATCGTCACCTCGGTCGCCGCCGAACTCACGCCGAAGGTGGCGGCCGTGAACGTCGCGCACCGCAGGTTCAGAGGGCGCTTCGTGGCGGGCACCGGCTCCGCGGTGGTCTTCACCGACGACGGTTTCCTGCTCACCAACGCCCATGTCGTCGGGCACTCCGACGCCGGTACGGCGTCCTTCGCCGACGGCACGACGACGCCCTTCCACGTCATCGGCGCCGATCCGCTGTCCGACCTCGCGGTGATCCGCGCCGACGGACCGACCCCGGCCCCGGCCAGGCTCGGCGAGGCCAACGGGCTGCGCGTCGGGCAGCTGGTGGTGGCCGTCGGCAACCCGCTCGGACTGGCCGGCAGCGTCACCGCCGGTGTGGTCAGTGCCCTGGGGCGGTCGCTGCCCACGAGCGCCGGGGCCGCCACCCGCATCATCGACGACGTCGTCCAGACCGACGCCACGCTCTACCCAGGCAGTTCGGGCGGCGCACTCGCCACCGCCGACGGAAGGGTCGTCGGCATCAGCACCGCGATCGCCGAGGTCGGACTCGGCCTCGCCATCCCGGTCAACGCGAACAGCCGCCAGATCGTCGCCGCCCTTCTCTCGGACGGGAGAGTCCGCCGCGCCTGTCTCGGTGTCGCCGGCATCCCCGCACCGCTGCCACCGTCGCTTCGGCAGCGGACCGGTCGGCGCTCCGGCCTGCGTATCGTGGAGGTCGTGCCCGCCTCTCCCGCCGCCCGCTCCGGACTGCGCACCGGTGACCTGCTGATCACCGCCGGCGGTGAGCCGGTGACCAGTGCGCAGACGCTCCAGCGCCTGATGCTGGAGGACGCCATCGGGCGCCCGCTCGCGCTGACCGCACTGCGCGCCGGCGCCCTTGTGGACGTCATCGCCATGCCCGTGGAACTGCCCGCGGACGACTGA
- a CDS encoding sortase, producing the protein MALSRARPAFFAGVGIAVLLGCSGGGGTTGEQTGAREATSPATKSAEPPVESPSSQSAPPRTGNQRQTAWLTIEAIGVENLRVVPYEGTTDDWPGTRIQNRGFAASPYGGQGGVGPGEVGNYLVTAHRLSVGGPLRLLPTLEEGDPVVVTSGGTRYEYEITDTRTTSFRSARSLAEQRAAVPGFPGKRPTQAVITISTCLTPEDNAAGNYWRDDRGNPEHRVDKIGVLTSARSAE; encoded by the coding sequence ATGGCCCTTTCCCGAGCTCGTCCCGCCTTCTTCGCCGGCGTCGGTATCGCTGTGCTCCTCGGCTGCTCCGGCGGCGGGGGCACGACCGGCGAGCAGACGGGTGCGCGGGAAGCGACGTCCCCTGCGACAAAATCGGCTGAACCCCCGGTGGAATCCCCTTCGTCCCAGTCGGCTCCGCCCAGGACCGGCAATCAGCGTCAGACTGCTTGGCTGACCATCGAGGCGATCGGCGTCGAGAACCTGCGTGTCGTCCCGTACGAGGGCACGACGGACGACTGGCCGGGCACCCGGATCCAGAACCGCGGCTTCGCTGCAAGCCCGTACGGCGGGCAGGGCGGTGTCGGTCCCGGGGAGGTCGGCAACTACCTCGTCACGGCCCACCGTCTCTCCGTCGGCGGCCCACTGCGCCTGCTCCCGACTCTTGAAGAGGGCGACCCGGTCGTCGTCACGTCGGGCGGAACGCGCTATGAGTACGAGATCACCGACACCAGAACAACCTCCTTCCGCTCCGCCCGCTCGCTCGCCGAGCAGCGGGCGGCGGTGCCCGGCTTCCCGGGCAAGCGCCCGACCCAGGCCGTGATCACCATCTCGACCTGCCTGACACCCGAGGACAACGCGGCCGGAAACTACTGGCGCGACGACAGGGGCAACCCGGAACACCGCGTCGACAAGATCGGCGTGCTGACTTCCGCACGGTCGGCGGAGTGA
- a CDS encoding ATP-binding protein — MSPHTTSSPLSLDAFSPDRTHWLELPAHRSSVGVARRSMSARLIAWQLPGELCADAVLLLSELATNAVRHTLSTRILCGLGLVPDRCLRVEVHDRNHLCHGLLPCESGPDDEGGRGLFLVDQLADTWGVDRSRRTGGNAVWATLRV; from the coding sequence GTGTCCCCCCACACGACCTCCTCCCCGCTGTCCTTGGACGCCTTCAGCCCGGACCGGACCCACTGGCTCGAACTCCCGGCCCACCGTTCCAGCGTCGGGGTGGCCCGCCGCTCGATGAGTGCGCGGCTGATCGCGTGGCAGCTGCCGGGCGAGCTGTGCGCGGACGCCGTCCTGCTCCTGTCCGAGCTGGCGACCAATGCCGTGCGGCACACACTCAGCACGCGCATCCTGTGCGGCCTCGGGCTCGTCCCGGACAGGTGCCTACGGGTCGAAGTGCACGACCGCAATCACCTGTGCCATGGTCTGCTTCCGTGCGAATCCGGCCCGGACGACGAGGGCGGTCGCGGACTGTTCCTCGTGGATCAGCTGGCCGACACCTGGGGAGTCGATCGGTCCAGACGCACCGGTGGCAACGCCGTGTGGGCAACGTTGAGGGTCTGA
- a CDS encoding helix-turn-helix transcriptional regulator, with product MSEGRSGAGATGAPTVLRMILGRRLQERRLEAGASLEDAAKALRVKPLTIRRLEKAEVALKPLYVEKLLETYGADRQEIDEFVVLAERANEPGWWHAYRDVLPNWFSAYVSLETGAKTLRTYEPHYVTGLLQTGRYAREVLSGGFPGDGDEDLQRRVDLRLRRQGLLDRPDAPTLWVVMEEAVLHRVVGGPEVMREQIDRLLEVSESEHVSVDVVPFTAGAHVGVCAPYTYFRFEEPELPDIVYTEILSGAMYLDQRSDVAAHLEAHNRMSLLTSDADSRALLNRMRKEYS from the coding sequence GTGAGCGAAGGTCGTTCGGGCGCGGGCGCCACGGGTGCCCCCACCGTTCTCCGCATGATCCTCGGCCGACGGCTGCAAGAGCGCCGGCTGGAGGCCGGCGCGTCGCTGGAGGACGCCGCGAAGGCCCTGCGCGTGAAGCCGCTGACCATCCGCAGACTGGAGAAGGCCGAGGTCGCTCTCAAGCCGCTCTACGTGGAGAAGCTGCTCGAGACCTACGGGGCCGACCGGCAGGAGATCGACGAGTTCGTCGTCCTCGCCGAGCGGGCCAACGAGCCCGGCTGGTGGCATGCGTACCGCGATGTGCTGCCCAACTGGTTCAGCGCCTACGTGAGTCTGGAGACCGGCGCCAAGACCCTGCGCACCTATGAGCCGCACTACGTCACGGGGCTGCTGCAGACCGGCCGCTACGCGCGCGAAGTGCTCAGCGGGGGTTTCCCGGGGGACGGCGACGAGGACCTGCAGCGCAGAGTGGACCTGCGGTTACGTCGCCAGGGCCTGCTGGACAGACCCGACGCACCCACGCTGTGGGTGGTCATGGAGGAAGCCGTACTGCACCGGGTGGTCGGCGGCCCCGAGGTCATGCGGGAGCAGATCGACCGGCTCCTGGAGGTCTCGGAGTCGGAGCACGTCAGCGTCGATGTCGTGCCCTTCACCGCCGGTGCCCATGTCGGGGTGTGCGCCCCGTACACGTATTTCCGGTTCGAGGAGCCGGAACTGCCCGACATCGTCTACACGGAGATCCTGTCCGGTGCCATGTACCTGGACCAGCGCTCCGATGTCGCGGCGCATCTCGAGGCGCACAACCGCATGTCCCTGCTGACGTCCGACGCGGACAGCAGGGCACTCCTGAACCGGATGCGCAAGGAGTACTCATGA
- a CDS encoding DUF397 domain-containing protein, producing the protein MTTIDGHVYNGMPASDLGEQGWESPWSGPNGGQCVQTKQLADGRVALRQSTDPAGPALIYTPAEIAAFVAGVKRGLADHLAAG; encoded by the coding sequence ATGACCACCATCGACGGGCACGTCTACAACGGGATGCCCGCGTCGGACCTCGGCGAGCAGGGCTGGGAGTCTCCGTGGAGCGGCCCCAACGGGGGCCAGTGCGTGCAGACGAAGCAACTCGCCGACGGCCGCGTGGCGCTGCGGCAGTCGACCGATCCCGCCGGTCCCGCGCTGATCTACACCCCGGCCGAGATCGCCGCGTTCGTCGCGGGGGTCAAGCGCGGCCTCGCCGACCATCTGGCCGCCGGCTGA
- a CDS encoding SAM-dependent methyltransferase, with product MTNPHAARDIDTSRPHSARMYDYYLGGKDHFEVDKKAAETVAAAYPGIFVCARENRAFMHRATRVLAQEHGIRQWLDIGTGIPTEPNLHQVAQSAVPEARVVYADNDPLVLKYAERLMRSTPQGRTTYIEADVNSPDALLSAPELAEVLDLDRPVALSLNALMHFVTDAQDPYGIVNRLLAALPSGSALALSHCTPDFDPDTWQKVTDIYTNAGTPVQFRAQKDVARFFDGLDLLEPGITVGHRWRPDDEPSASDAEVSLWTGVGVKP from the coding sequence ATGACCAACCCCCACGCCGCCCGGGACATCGACACCAGCAGGCCCCACTCTGCCCGGATGTACGACTACTACCTCGGCGGCAAGGACCACTTCGAGGTGGACAAGAAGGCGGCCGAGACCGTGGCGGCGGCCTACCCCGGCATCTTCGTCTGCGCCCGCGAGAACCGCGCCTTCATGCACCGCGCCACCCGCGTCCTCGCCCAGGAGCACGGCATCCGCCAGTGGCTGGACATCGGCACCGGCATCCCCACCGAGCCGAACCTGCACCAGGTGGCCCAGTCCGCGGTCCCCGAGGCCCGGGTGGTGTACGCCGACAACGATCCCCTCGTCCTCAAGTACGCCGAGCGCCTGATGCGCAGCACGCCCCAGGGCCGCACCACGTACATCGAGGCCGACGTCAACAGCCCGGACGCGCTGCTGAGCGCCCCCGAGCTGGCCGAGGTCCTCGATCTGGACCGGCCCGTGGCCCTGTCGCTCAACGCCCTGATGCACTTCGTCACGGATGCCCAGGACCCGTACGGCATCGTGAACCGTCTGCTGGCCGCTCTCCCCTCGGGCAGCGCGCTGGCCCTGAGTCACTGCACCCCCGACTTCGACCCGGACACCTGGCAGAAGGTCACCGACATCTACACGAACGCCGGCACGCCGGTGCAGTTCCGCGCCCAGAAGGACGTCGCCCGCTTCTTCGACGGCCTCGACCTGCTCGAGCCCGGCATCACGGTCGGCCACCGCTGGCGCCCGGACGACGAACCCAGCGCCTCGGACGCCGAGGTCAGCCTGTGGACCGGGGTGGGCGTCAAGCCGTAA
- a CDS encoding CPBP family intramembrane glutamic endopeptidase yields MPIVCAVAVLAVANLLNNWLARNPVMYVITCVTATAVLLMIARWDGLTPAELGLDKAGIRRGLRWAPVLAGVVLLVLLLALAVPAGREAFRDARAADLSVGRLLWGVLVRVPFGTVLLEETAFRGVLWAMIRRHRGTVWATTVSSLLFGLWHLLPSRGLNRSNAAVGAAFGEGSAAVAATVAVAIVVTAVAGVVLCELRRRSGSLLAPVALHWSVNGFSYALAWAAARWWLDS; encoded by the coding sequence ATGCCGATCGTATGTGCCGTTGCCGTCCTGGCCGTCGCGAACCTGCTCAACAACTGGCTCGCGCGGAACCCCGTCATGTACGTGATCACCTGCGTGACCGCCACGGCCGTCCTGCTGATGATCGCCCGCTGGGACGGTCTCACCCCGGCCGAGCTGGGACTGGACAAGGCGGGGATCCGCCGAGGACTGCGATGGGCCCCTGTCCTGGCCGGAGTCGTGCTCCTCGTCCTGCTTCTCGCCCTGGCCGTTCCGGCGGGCCGGGAGGCGTTCCGGGACGCCCGGGCGGCCGACCTGTCCGTGGGACGGCTGCTGTGGGGAGTGCTGGTACGGGTGCCGTTCGGCACCGTGCTGCTGGAGGAGACCGCGTTTCGTGGCGTGCTGTGGGCCATGATCCGGCGCCACCGCGGCACCGTGTGGGCCACGACGGTGTCATCGCTGCTGTTCGGGCTCTGGCACCTGCTGCCCTCCCGCGGCCTCAACCGCTCCAATGCCGCTGTCGGCGCGGCCTTCGGAGAGGGCTCGGCGGCCGTGGCGGCAACCGTCGCCGTGGCCATCGTCGTCACCGCCGTCGCGGGGGTCGTCCTGTGCGAGCTGCGCCGCCGCTCGGGCAGCCTGCTGGCGCCTGTGGCCCTGCACTGGTCGGTCAACGGCTTCAGCTACGCGCTCGCCTGGGCGGCGGCGCGGTGGTGGCTCGACAGCTGA
- a CDS encoding DUF6069 family protein: MSVTAPQTQALAQSPSTTRSADTRPVWLVGVLATLAGAVVTEVFALVCRAAGVPMEAASPGEKEAAEIPVGGFVGGVLFWAIAGIVLAVVLARWAKRPARTFVVITVALTALSLVGPAAAPHTATSTQIVLAVSHVVAAAVIIPLLARRLARRTR, encoded by the coding sequence ATGAGCGTGACCGCGCCCCAGACCCAGGCCCTCGCCCAGTCCCCGTCCACGACCCGCTCTGCCGACACGCGCCCCGTGTGGCTGGTGGGTGTCCTGGCGACCCTCGCGGGCGCTGTCGTGACCGAGGTGTTCGCCCTCGTCTGCCGGGCGGCGGGCGTCCCGATGGAGGCGGCCAGTCCCGGCGAGAAGGAGGCCGCGGAGATCCCGGTGGGCGGCTTCGTCGGCGGCGTGCTGTTCTGGGCGATCGCCGGGATCGTCCTGGCCGTGGTCCTCGCTCGCTGGGCCAAGCGGCCGGCTCGTACGTTCGTGGTGATCACGGTGGCGCTCACCGCGCTGTCCCTGGTCGGCCCCGCCGCCGCCCCGCACACGGCCACCTCCACCCAGATCGTCCTCGCCGTGTCGCACGTCGTGGCCGCCGCCGTGATCATTCCCCTGCTTGCCCGGCGCCTTGCCCGCCGGACCCGGTGA
- a CDS encoding helix-turn-helix domain-containing protein, with translation MTDLDIAEVAQRAGVPASTLRFYEEKGLIASVGRRGLRRQYDPGVLERLALIAMGRTAGFSLDEIAHMFAPDGQPRIDRQMLAAKADELDRKIRELAVLRDSLRHAAACPAPSHMECPTFRRLLKAAVSRKRARRPL, from the coding sequence GTGACAGACCTGGACATCGCCGAGGTGGCGCAGCGCGCCGGGGTCCCCGCCTCGACGCTGCGCTTCTACGAGGAGAAAGGGCTGATCGCCTCGGTCGGCAGACGGGGCCTGCGCCGCCAGTACGACCCCGGCGTACTGGAGCGCCTGGCGCTGATCGCCATGGGCCGCACGGCGGGGTTCTCGCTCGACGAGATCGCGCACATGTTCGCCCCGGACGGGCAGCCACGCATCGACCGCCAGATGCTCGCGGCCAAGGCGGACGAGCTGGACCGGAAGATCCGTGAACTGGCCGTCCTGCGTGACTCCCTGCGGCACGCCGCCGCCTGCCCCGCGCCGAGCCACATGGAATGCCCCACCTTCCGTCGCCTCCTCAAGGCCGCCGTGTCGAGGAAGCGGGCTCGGCGACCACTGTGA
- a CDS encoding class I SAM-dependent methyltransferase — protein MDVTRRTDEQAARWSGASGHAWVEAQAVLDELLRPYEDLLVEAVSAERGGRVLDVGCGTGSTTLAVARRLGPAGHCVGIDISEPMITAARARVEREGTPASFIHADAQEHPFEPATFDTVISRFGVMFFNDSVRAFANLRRAARDGGELRCIAWRGPAENPFMTTAERAAAPFLPNLPARRPDQPGQFAFADRDRVQRILEESGWTGIDIRPIDVECTLPESELVPYFTRFGPVGQVLPEVDEQTRAQVVETVRAAFAPFVQGAEVRFTGACWFISAQA, from the coding sequence ATGGACGTCACGCGCAGGACCGACGAACAGGCGGCCCGTTGGAGCGGTGCCTCCGGCCACGCCTGGGTCGAGGCACAGGCGGTGCTGGACGAGCTGCTCAGGCCTTATGAGGACCTGCTCGTCGAAGCGGTGTCCGCCGAGCGCGGCGGCCGTGTGCTCGATGTCGGCTGCGGCACCGGCAGCACCACGCTGGCCGTCGCACGACGCCTCGGGCCGGCGGGCCACTGCGTCGGCATCGACATCTCGGAACCGATGATCACCGCTGCCCGGGCACGCGTCGAGCGGGAGGGCACACCGGCCTCCTTCATCCACGCCGACGCACAGGAGCACCCGTTCGAACCAGCCACCTTCGACACCGTCATCTCGCGCTTCGGCGTCATGTTCTTCAACGACTCCGTCCGCGCCTTCGCCAATCTCCGGCGCGCCGCCCGGGACGGGGGCGAGCTGCGGTGCATCGCGTGGCGCGGCCCCGCGGAGAATCCGTTCATGACGACCGCCGAACGCGCCGCGGCACCGTTCCTGCCGAACCTCCCCGCCCGCCGTCCGGACCAGCCGGGGCAGTTCGCCTTCGCGGACCGTGACAGGGTCCAGCGCATCCTGGAGGAGAGCGGGTGGACCGGGATCGACATCCGGCCGATCGATGTGGAATGCACCCTGCCGGAGAGCGAACTGGTCCCTTACTTCACCCGCTTCGGTCCTGTCGGCCAAGTTCTGCCCGAGGTGGACGAGCAGACCCGGGCCCAGGTCGTCGAGACGGTCCGCGCCGCCTTCGCCCCCTTTGTACAAGGCGCGGAAGTCCGCTTCACCGGGGCCTGTTGGTTCATCAGCGCCCAAGCCTGA